The genomic stretch CATAATGGGATTAGACAGAGTAGTATATTTTACTTATTAGCGCATACTGGCATAGCTAGTTGTCACATTTAATATTAGTAATATGTAATTTCAGTAAGTATcgttttttcttatgtttttgtttttctaagttctCTGTTCCAGAGTTAGTTTCTAGGTAAAGGgagacctcaaaaaaaaaaaaaaaaacaggctttaAAAAAACTGGAAGTCTTAACTAATTATAGTTTTTGTGTCATGGTTCAAAGAGCAGAGTTGTACTTCTATCATATGACCCAATCAAGTTTgctatttgttttaatattgGGATTTGTACCTTCACAGAACATTTACTGTTAGTGTATAGACTGTTTCTGTATGTAAAGCCAGTCAGTTTTCTGTATGTGCCAATATTTAGAACTCATAAATTTTCGATTAGTTGTGTGTTACCATGAAAAAGTAATTACGGAATATCATATTTGATATTAACTAAATAGGATGCAtgaaaaatgaggtttttttgtttttgtttttgtttttttgcacaggggatcaaatctagggccttgagcatgctaggcaagtactttaccactgagctatgttccAAACCATTgcattttttgaggcagggtttcctGTATAGTCCAAGCTGGACTCAAACTCCCATTCTTCTGCAGTGCTGAGTTATAAGCATTTGCTGCCGCCACCACCTAGCAGTAAATTCTTTTAGTTATAAACATAGATTTTTGTATAAACTAATATTTGCATCATACTTTTTGGGGGAATTAAATTCTGGGCCAcacctggtggctcatgcctattaatAATCATAGCTATTGGgaaagtagagattgggaggattgcaattagAGACTAGCCAAGGCCAGAAGTTTGTGGGACTCTCATcctaaccaataaaaagctgtgtgttgtggtgcacatctgtaatcccagctatgtaggaaatATGGTCCAAGATGGCCCGCACATAAGCACAACACTTTACTCataaaataaccaaaccaaaaatgGCTGTGGGCATGCCTCAAGTGTTCGCAagcatgaggatctgagttcaaagtccagtaccatgCCCCACCCCGCAAAAAACCTGTATTTCTTAAATCAAATTCTGTTTTTTCAACTATTGAATAGTAGcctcattttttaattctttgagtaCTTTTGTAATTTTACGTATAAACAGGTAAATGGCTCCTCAAGCAACCATTCTAAACTATCTTTGTCTGTTGGGTAAACCCCAAAACTTAATTCTGTTTAATTCCCTCCCTACATTGTCATTATACCATTTACTCCATGTCCAAAGAAgatagtttattttttgaaatgttgTATTCAAAATACATATTTCTGGGCAGTCATCGtggcacacttgtaattctagctactcgggaggctaaAACAGTAGAAttagaggtcagtctgggctacacaacATGAGATGACCCtgtcccccaaaaaaaaaaaaaaaagatcaaagctggggatgtagctcagtggtatagggGTTGCCTAGCTTGTGTGAGACCCAGTATTCGATCTCCAGAACCAAAAAGTACCAGAGACCCCATCATTCCAAGGCTTTTAATCCTTTACTTGTCAGTctgtgtctgatttttttttccctttcctgtttttgtcttgctttcttAACTATCGACAGGACCATCCCGTAGAGTATCATCTCATTCTTCACATGTAGACTCTTCATTGTAATTGAATAGATTCTATAAAGAGGATTGGCAAActggggaaagaaaataaaatttttaatgattagCCAGTCTTCTGTCTTAACCTCCCAATATGTTCTTAAATAGTGTTATTATATAGCAGACCATAGATACTCAGGATGTGAACTCATCATTGACTTAAATACAAATCTAAACAAAATTACTGAAAAAATTCTTGCCTTCCAAACCTATAAATGTGTGCCTTCTACTTGAAGTTAAAATtagctcatttttctttcatgagaaAAAGTAATGTATAAACCAAAGTATGACTTTTAATATCTCTTACAAGTAACTTAAAATAGGTGATAACCTAGTTTTCAGAGTAGAATAAAACTGGTCAAGAGATGACCTCGAAGTCCTCTTTGAAGTTTTTATTCAGCTCTTGAAAGTTGTATGAGGCATACATGACACACCACTCAAGAAAATAATCTAGGCTACCTTACCACTATAGTTTAGGTAATAGGGGTCCTGTTCAGAAGTAGGTGCTTTGTATGATTAGTACTAAGTTATTAGAATTTATTGTCCAAATGTATTATCACATGATTGATTGCTCACTAATTTgtctaaaataatttatatgtcTTAACTTTTGAGAAGCAAATTTCTACAAACAACCAGATTATTCTGCAATTTATGTACTACTTGGTTGAAAGGTCTTTACTTTTTGTGAACtctgtttataattttaaattgctCTGTATTTTATGCTAGTTAATTCATGGGAGCCTTTTCTACTGCCACACAATCTCAGTTCCTGCTATATACTCTAACAAACAGTGGAAGAGACTGTTGGGTCAGTAGGTGACAACTGCAGAGGTATCTTCTTTGTAACGATGCTTTTTGAGGTTGCTGCTCCCATCAATCTGCTCAGTAAAAATAGCTCATCTTGGTAAGTTGTTTCGACTTCACCAGGACCtgaagaagaagcagaaaaacCTGTGAAAACTAAGACTGTTTCTTCCAGTAATGGAGGGGAAAGTTCCAGTCGCAGCGCTGAGAAGCGATCAGCTGAAGAAGAAGTTGCAGACCTCCCAACAAAGCCTACAAAGATCTCCAAGTTTGGATTTGCCATAGGTAGTCAGACGACAAAGAAAGCATCATCCATATCCATCAAACTTGGATCAAGTGTGAGTTGTTGCTTTATGTATGATGTTTGTAATGGGTTTTGAGGAATTGCTTTGGAAGTCTATTTACTAGGTATGGTGAAATGAGCATAAAGTCACATTGCCTAATGTGTAAACTTACATGTAAGTCAGAAGTGATCACCACAAAGTTAAGGAATGGTCTTGATGAATTACAGTCTAAAAAATAAGTTTGGAATATTAGAAGGAACAAGTATAAAGACTACATGATTTATGCTGGGCATGGGCatctcgtgcctataatcctagctacttgggaagctgagatggggaagatcctggttcaaggccaacccgggcaaagagattttatttttaaatcttccactattcataatattaataatatctcTATAACTAAGGTAGTGGAAGATGTGCTTAGTATTCAAGAAGCCCCatgtttgatccctagcaccctCCAcataaaatagcaataataatagtaTCTCTAGAAATCAGTTACTTGTAACTTAAAAGAGCAGTATTAGTAAAATATTGCTTGATAAAGAGATTCCTGGTAATCTTTGGAACTACATTGTGTACTACAAACTTTATGACAATCTTTTATAGATCAACATTTAATCCCTTGTTTTATAATGTAAACCTTGAATCAGTATTTATTAACCATGGATCCTCTGAAAGTGTTTGAAATACTGGGTTGAAGCTTAGAAAGTTGTAGACACTTGTTTCTAATCTACAGTGTGACAATCTCACATGGTGCAACCAAAtctctttaaggaaaaaatactTGATAGTATATTACTTTGGCTTTAAGGctgtggggtgtggctcaagtggtagaaccctagcctagcaaacatgaggccctgagtttaaaaaataaaactattggcTTTAGAAAGTGGTTACATTGACACAAGAGGAGAAGAATCCTGAATCACTTCTgagttgtttatttgtatctgTTTTGTGAAAGTTACTGCCTAATTGTCAGATACATACAGCTTTATTTTTGCCATAGATGTTCATTCAAAGATTTAAAAGAGTATAGACAGGtttggtggcttatacctgtaatcctagctactcaggacgcagagattgggaggatcaaggttagaggCCAGCTGGGGTGAAAAGTGTGAGGTATcctatctcagccaataaaagctgggtgtggaggtgcatTCCTGttattccaactacttgggaaggcataaataggaggatcatggtccaggccagcccaggcatatatGTAAgctcctattcaaaaaataactaaagcaaaaaatactcaggctgtggctcaagtggtagagtgtccgCATAACAAGCAgaatgacctgagttcaaactccatctagtacaaccaaacaaaagaaaaagaaagaaagaaagaaagaaagggagggaaggagggagagagtggggaggggaagggagcagaggaaggaagaaaagatttaaaaaatatgactgGGTGACTTTCCTACTAGAGTCAGTTTGAACTATCTAGTTTAAAAGAGCAGCCATTCCTCAGAATCCCCAACTCATCAAGTGCTGTTTTGTCactccttccttttcttaaaaaaaaaagtgtaaacaaTAGACATGTCAGTTTGTgacattattcttttttgtgtgtgtgtggtactggggcttgaactcagggcctacaccttgagccactccaccagtcctattttgtgaaaggttttttttcttcaagatagggtctcaaagactatttgcctgggctggcttctaaccacaatcgtgatctttgcctcctcagtagctaggattacaggcatgagccaccggcacctggcttgtATAATGTTTTTATAAAGTTGCACAGATCTAACTgcataaatgcttatttttttggtAACATGTTAAACAAATACTTTTACATATAATTCTAAGTCCCTCGTTAGATTTTACTATACTTGGACATACTCCCTGAATCCAAATCCCTATGTTTTCCTAAATCATTGACATGATTTAGTAgctgttatttattttaaaagtggaaGGCTTATATTTGGAAAAGTGTACTTAGTAAAACTTTTTaagtttagaaaacaaaaacctttacAGAATAAACTGCAGTCTTCATAGTGAGTGAAGTGTAGGATATGAAAAAAACAGTTGAAATGGTTCCTAAATACAGTTTCAATACTTATTTGTGTCTTATATTGTGTATATAAAGCTGTGATAGACTAAAGGGTATTTCTAGAACCACTATGAACACtgtcttaacatttttttattcctttgaaaacagtcatttaaaaaaatgtgtgtgtatatgtggtacAGAGAAGGATGGTTGATATTTTAGCAGATCAGAGAAGATATTACTGATgaagtgatatttgagttggACTTAAATATATACAGGAGGCAAAAGAGCATTTCACGCAGATACAAGGAGTTTCATGCAAAGTTTAGATATGAAGCTATATGGTAAATTGAGAAAATTGTAAATACTTGCAAATTGATAGAAACCCAACCCCAAAGTGAGACCAAATTATAAAGGACCTAGAGTCCATTGAgtaggtttttgtttatttgcttaattTTAGGTTTTAGGGGAGGTAGGGTACCATTATAAGGAATCTCAAGACTTAAGcacatttgcattttagaaacaTCACTCTGGTACCAAGAGGGAGGATTGGAGGAAAAAGAATGCCCAAAGTAGGGAgatgagttttcattttttcttctgggAATTGAGCCCAATACACACCCCACCCATGGGAGATGGTCTCCAACAGTAGTTTCAGTCAGGTAATGTTAAGGATCTTAGATTGGTAATATGGAATTGGTAGATTGGAAAGAGAGAATTACATGTATTTAACAGGGATCTAACCAATAAGACTGTACAAGTTTATGAAAAGGTCTTCCAGCTTGACTACTTAATGAACATTATGAAACTAAAGTACCTATGGGAGTTCATACATGGAGCTTTCCAGTACACAGATTACAGCTGAGTTGAGGTAGACAAAGAACTAGGTAGTTAACTctttggaaatgaatgaaattgaCCAGAAAAGTATAGTCACTAATAGTTTTGTCCTAAGTGCCTGTATCTTGAGTGAGGAGCCACAGAGAAAGGAGACAGGCAGACCAAAAGGTTAGAGAATTGGgagaataatgaataaaaaaacactgTCCCAGAAGCCAAGAGAGAGGGATGTTTTCAAAAAGGAGCTGGTGGTTAGAATCAAATACAACACACTAGTCATTAGTGGCCCTGATGAGAATAATTTCAGGGGAATGGTAAGGCTGGGAGCCAGATTGCAGTTAAATGAAGACTAAATGAGTGGTGAGTGTACTAAACAGGATAATGAAAACAATTTAGGTTGCCTGCTAGGAAGAGAGGAAGTGGGTGAAGCTTGTTTAAAGGCCAAAGGTAGAAAGGTAACTACTAGAAAGATAAGTCATGGTGCCTTTTATGTTCTCAAGGCAATTTAATGTTACTAAGGGAAAGTATTATTAGTCATTTTCTCTTACCTGAACCAAGTACCCCTTAGCTTAAGTAATATTAAATTATAGATCCTAATTAGAGATTTTTTATGGGAAGGAAACGTGGATATAATGAATTAGCAAAATAAAACTTTACCCATTGATAAGCCATGTTTTCAGAGAGAGAATAGATCTGTCAAAAGTACTGAGTTCCTTActatatacatttatgaaaacaACTGAATCGTTCAAGGTCAATTGTTCATATCATTAAACAAGCCTATATAATTGTTATTTATGCTATATTCTGTTTAATATGTTTCTTCTTCAGAAGCCTAAAGAAACTGTTCCAACTCTTGCTCCAAAAACTCTTTCAGTAGCAGCAGCTTTTAATGAAGATGAAGATGTAAGTTAAtacctattttgtttttctttaaccaGAAAGGAATGTTAGTGGCAAATTGTAGGTTGTATTAATAATATtagtaaagtttctttttttgtgtgaaatagacacattttcattccttttattataaaaatttgatTAGTGCCAAGAATGTGCCATATACTGAAATTTGAAATAGTTACAATCTGTATGCATTTCAGGGAATAAATTTGCCAATGTTTTCATGCTTTTGGAGTCATaaacattttttggttttgttctttatcatattattattgtagtatggatacattgtgacatttacaaaagttctaactaTATcataaattcaccccctccatcatagTCCTTTATTCccctgtaagatttttttttttttccccagtactggggcttgaactcagggcctcccccttgagccactccaccagcccttttttatgatggtttttttgagataggatatcatgaactatttgcctgagctagctttgaacccacaatcctcctgatctctgtcttgaGAGATCTCTGCCTGATCTCCTCCtgatctgagtagctaggattgtaggcgtgagccaccagtactcgGCCCTCGTGTAAAATTTCTTAATTACATTCTTAGTGACACTTAAAAAAAGGtgcttctatttttctgtttattttgttttaggattattttaaaatattgctaacTTTAGGGGAGGATCTTAAGAACCAAATCAACAAATGCTTATGAATACAATGGATGCTAGAATATGAGGCttttactaaatttttttctttattcaaaatcAGCACCCTAGaagacaatatttttcttttaaaagtgtaGTGAAGAGGGGTGTTCACtggtttaaaaagtaaaa from Castor canadensis chromosome 5, mCasCan1.hap1v2, whole genome shotgun sequence encodes the following:
- the Pcnp gene encoding PEST proteolytic signal-containing nuclear protein, producing MADGKAGEEKPEKPQRTGAAGGPEEEAEKPVKTKTVSSSNGGESSSRSAEKRSAEEEVADLPTKPTKISKFGFAIGSQTTKKASSISIKLGSSKPKETVPTLAPKTLSVAAAFNEDEDSEPEEMPPEAKMRMKNIGRDTPTSAGPNSFNKGKHGFSDNQKLWERNIKSHLGNVHDQDN